A single region of the Liolophura sinensis isolate JHLJ2023 chromosome 9, CUHK_Ljap_v2, whole genome shotgun sequence genome encodes:
- the LOC135475810 gene encoding cytidine deaminase-like produces the protein MDGGGLDEGDVSALDATYQILIRKASEARASAYCPYSHFRVGAAVLCGKDQAIYSGANVENASYGLTVCAERVTIQKAVSDGHRQFRAMAVACDVKEFTGPCGACRQVLAEFGLNWFIYLVKPDLTWKRVKVSELLPLAFSPESLQKERVLTNSNSPQ, from the exons ATGGACGGCGGTGGGTTAGACGaag GCGATGTTTCAGCTTTAGACGCAACATACCAGATTCTAATCAGAAAAGCGTCAGAAGCCAGGGCTAGTGCGTACTGTCCATACAGCCACTTCCGGGTGGGGGCAGCCGTGCTTTGCGGCAAGGATCAAGCCATATACAGCG GAGCAAACGTAGAGAACGCGTCGTATGGACTGACGGTATGCGCCGAAAGGGTGACCATACAGAAGGCCGTGTCGGATGGACACAGACAGTTCCGAGCTATGGCCGTGGCCTG TGACGTCAAAGAGTTCACGGGACCATGCGGTGCATGCAGGCAAGTTTTAGCTGAG TTCGGACTGAATTGGTTCATATACTTGGTAAAGCCAGACCTCACCTGGAAGCGGGTTAAAGTCtcagagttactccccttggCTTTTAGCCCAGAATCGTTACAGAAGGAACGCGTACTAACCAACTCAAACAGTCCACAATAA